One segment of Candidatus Thermoplasmatota archaeon DNA contains the following:
- the dnaJ gene encoding molecular chaperone DnaJ, protein MADKRDYYEVLGLDRDATPDAIKKAFRQLARKWHPDVNPGNPEAEARFKEINEAFQVLSDPQRRAQYDRHGHGAFAPEDVAGFRGFDINLNDLFRDFGLGDLFEAFGRRGPRQGLDLRAEVEIDLEESFQGTEKPVLVVHARGCATCEGTGATPGSIETCRACGGAGQVRQAQRTAFGQFVSIQPCAECGGRGRFSRQACRDCRGQGRVRAEESLRVRIPPGIEDGHHLRVAGAGEEGEPGAPPGDLFVLVGVRPHAVFEREGANLFCVTRIDLATAILGGTIEVPTLEGEEKLPIPPGTQSHTLFRLPGHGMPEVRGGRRGDQIVRVEVEIPRKLSAKEREAVRELSGQTGKPTTGRGFFDKMRGYL, encoded by the coding sequence ATGGCGGACAAGCGCGACTACTACGAGGTCCTCGGCCTTGACCGCGACGCCACGCCGGATGCGATCAAGAAAGCCTTCCGCCAGCTTGCCCGCAAGTGGCACCCCGACGTGAACCCCGGCAACCCGGAAGCCGAGGCGCGCTTCAAGGAGATCAACGAGGCGTTCCAGGTCCTTTCCGACCCGCAGCGGCGCGCCCAGTACGACCGTCACGGGCACGGCGCGTTTGCGCCCGAGGACGTCGCCGGCTTCCGCGGCTTTGACATCAACCTCAACGACCTCTTCCGCGACTTTGGGCTGGGGGATCTCTTCGAAGCCTTCGGCCGGCGGGGCCCGCGCCAGGGCCTGGATCTGCGCGCCGAGGTCGAGATCGACCTCGAGGAGTCGTTCCAGGGGACGGAGAAGCCTGTCCTCGTGGTCCACGCCCGCGGCTGCGCGACCTGCGAGGGCACGGGCGCCACGCCCGGCAGCATCGAGACCTGCCGCGCCTGCGGCGGCGCGGGGCAGGTCCGCCAGGCTCAGCGCACGGCGTTTGGGCAGTTCGTGTCCATCCAGCCGTGCGCCGAATGCGGGGGGCGCGGCCGATTCTCGCGCCAAGCCTGCCGCGACTGTCGCGGTCAGGGCCGCGTGCGAGCGGAGGAATCGCTGCGCGTCCGCATCCCGCCTGGCATCGAGGACGGCCACCATCTCCGCGTCGCGGGCGCCGGTGAGGAGGGCGAGCCCGGCGCGCCTCCCGGCGATCTCTTCGTTCTCGTGGGCGTCCGCCCGCATGCCGTCTTTGAGCGCGAGGGCGCAAACCTCTTCTGCGTCACGCGGATCGACCTCGCGACGGCCATCCTCGGGGGAACGATCGAGGTGCCAACGCTGGAGGGGGAGGAGAAGCTTCCCATCCCGCCGGGCACGCAGAGCCACACTCTCTTCCGGTTGCCGGGCCACGGCATGCCCGAGGTGCGCGGCGGCCGCCGCGGGGACCAGATCGTCCGCGTGGAGGTGGAGATCCCGCGCAAGCTCTCGGCCAAAGAGCGGGAAGCCGTGCGCGAGCTTTCGGGCCAAACCGGGAAGCCCACGACGGGCCGCGGCTTCTTCGACAAGATGCGCGGCTACCTTTGA
- a CDS encoding 3-isopropylmalate dehydratase large subunit translates to MASGSPHTLAEKILALKAGKREVSPGEIVDAKVDVAMAHEACAQVVKPLDEMGATKLWDPDRVVVPIDHWVPASTEASAKLHATIREFVQKWGIRHFYDIGNQGICHQIMVEEGFVLPGDLMVGTDSHSNMAGAMGAFASGIGPTEMAAVMATGEIWLRVPETFRMRITGELSFPVQSKDLVLSIIGRIGDDGGRYMAVEFDGSAIEKMPMYERFTLTNMTTEMGAKTGIIPADAKTLEYLRNVDVKNGRRGEVERYAGLRSDANARFAKSIEIDASALEPVVAMPHSPDNVRPVREVDVPRVDQVFVGSCTNARLEDMRTLARIIKGQKVARGTRLVVFPASTSIYKQCLKEGIVEIVTEAGGIFNAASCGACFGGMGGVLASQEICVSTSNRNYVGRMGHPKSLSYLVSPATAAVTAIEGRLVDPREFVGKEMRRDIERPMTA, encoded by the coding sequence ATGGCTTCGGGTTCGCCCCACACGCTTGCGGAGAAGATCCTCGCTCTCAAGGCGGGCAAGCGCGAGGTGTCGCCCGGCGAGATCGTGGACGCGAAGGTGGACGTCGCCATGGCGCACGAGGCGTGCGCGCAGGTCGTAAAGCCGCTCGACGAGATGGGCGCGACGAAGCTTTGGGACCCCGACCGCGTGGTCGTGCCGATCGACCACTGGGTTCCCGCGTCGACCGAGGCGTCGGCCAAGCTCCACGCGACGATCCGCGAGTTCGTGCAGAAGTGGGGCATTCGCCACTTCTACGACATCGGGAACCAGGGCATCTGCCATCAGATCATGGTCGAGGAGGGCTTCGTGCTGCCCGGCGACCTCATGGTCGGCACGGACAGCCACAGCAACATGGCCGGCGCGATGGGCGCGTTTGCATCCGGAATCGGCCCCACGGAGATGGCCGCCGTCATGGCCACGGGCGAGATCTGGCTTCGCGTTCCCGAGACCTTCCGCATGCGCATCACGGGCGAGCTGTCGTTCCCCGTGCAGAGCAAGGACCTCGTGCTCTCGATCATCGGGAGAATCGGCGACGACGGCGGCCGCTACATGGCCGTCGAGTTCGACGGCTCGGCCATCGAGAAGATGCCCATGTACGAGCGCTTCACGCTCACCAACATGACGACCGAGATGGGGGCGAAGACCGGCATCATTCCCGCCGACGCAAAGACGCTCGAATACCTCCGCAACGTCGACGTCAAGAACGGGCGGCGCGGCGAGGTCGAGCGGTACGCGGGCCTGCGCAGCGACGCGAACGCGCGTTTTGCCAAGTCGATCGAGATCGACGCCTCGGCGCTCGAGCCCGTCGTCGCCATGCCGCACTCGCCCGACAACGTGCGGCCCGTGCGCGAGGTGGACGTGCCGCGCGTCGACCAAGTCTTCGTGGGCTCGTGCACGAACGCGCGGCTCGAGGACATGCGCACGCTTGCCCGGATCATCAAGGGACAGAAGGTGGCCCGCGGAACGCGCCTTGTCGTCTTCCCCGCCTCCACGTCGATCTACAAGCAGTGCCTCAAGGAAGGCATCGTCGAGATCGTCACCGAGGCCGGCGGCATCTTCAACGCTGCTTCGTGCGGCGCGTGCTTTGGCGGAATGGGCGGCGTGCTCGCCTCGCAGGAAATCTGCGTCTCCACGAGCAACCGCAACTACGTCGGGCGCATGGGCCACCCCAAATCGCTCTCGTACCTCGTCTCGCCCGCCACGGCGGCGGTCACGGCGATCGAGGGCCGGCTCGTGGACCCGCGCGAGTTCGTGGGCAAGGAGATGCGGCGCGACATCGAGCGGCCGATGACGGCGTGA
- a CDS encoding thiamine diphosphokinase, translating into MIVGLVLHGDAPGERELRLLDACDVLVCADGGANGLVAAGRIPDWIVGDFDSIDPAVLEKCRGANLVELPRRKDFTDGEAALKKALELSPRRLLIAGAHGGSTAHFLANVALLRRAQASGVETLMVGAGETLRFVPAPGRLPLPPRGARFHLLPEAGGATVTLQGTAYDIERQPLAWGSSRGLSNRVERDGALLSVHEGVVLLVAEGP; encoded by the coding sequence ATGATCGTCGGCCTCGTGCTCCACGGCGACGCCCCCGGCGAACGGGAGCTTCGGCTCCTCGACGCCTGCGACGTCCTCGTGTGCGCCGACGGCGGCGCCAACGGCCTCGTCGCCGCCGGCCGCATCCCCGACTGGATCGTCGGCGACTTCGACTCCATCGACCCGGCCGTGCTGGAGAAGTGCCGCGGCGCCAACCTCGTCGAGCTTCCCCGCCGCAAGGACTTCACCGACGGCGAGGCCGCCCTCAAGAAGGCCCTCGAACTCTCGCCGCGGCGCCTCCTTATCGCGGGCGCGCACGGCGGCTCCACGGCCCACTTCCTCGCGAACGTCGCGCTCCTGCGCCGCGCACAAGCCTCCGGCGTCGAGACGCTCATGGTCGGCGCCGGCGAGACGCTCCGCTTCGTCCCCGCGCCCGGAAGGCTTCCGCTTCCCCCGCGCGGCGCGCGCTTCCACCTCCTGCCCGAAGCCGGCGGCGCCACGGTCACGCTCCAAGGCACCGCCTACGACATCGAGAGACAGCCGCTTGCGTGGGGATCCTCGCGCGGGCTCTCAAACCGCGTCGAGCGCGACGGCGCGCTGCTGTCCGTACACGAAGGCGTCGTGCTCCTCGTCGCGGAGGGACCGTGA
- a CDS encoding metallophosphoesterase, with protein sequence MERAMPFVRHASLVVLFLVSIVAASGCLGPSETARPPPDDPRTQRDPPPPPAPDPQAGEVVRFLVLGDQGTGTPAQHRVAAAMLSVCEELGCDFVVGTGDNIYEVGVTSHYDPQFLEKFEAPYAAFDIPFYMTLGNHDNGLQREAWALGDFQVAYAQRTDRPSEKWQMPARHYKHEHGALAFFALDTYLIFGQRAALGKDPEGAAQAAWLARELPARGATWTFAHAHYPYISNGQHGNAAPELRAWFEATICDKVDVFFAGHEHDLQWLAPVPSCGATHFVISGGGAKTRPLADPSRNEAYFQKGDTLGFVWASVEGETLALRFYDGDANLLHEGTIERAA encoded by the coding sequence ATGGAGCGCGCAATGCCGTTCGTGCGCCACGCCTCGCTTGTGGTTCTGTTCCTTGTCTCGATCGTTGCTGCCTCTGGGTGCCTGGGCCCTTCCGAAACCGCGCGACCTCCCCCGGACGATCCACGCACGCAGCGCGACCCGCCTCCGCCGCCAGCACCGGATCCGCAGGCCGGAGAGGTCGTTCGCTTCCTCGTCCTGGGCGATCAAGGCACGGGCACGCCCGCGCAGCACCGCGTCGCGGCGGCCATGCTATCGGTGTGCGAAGAACTCGGCTGCGACTTCGTCGTCGGAACGGGCGACAACATCTACGAGGTCGGCGTGACGAGCCACTACGACCCACAGTTTCTCGAGAAGTTCGAAGCCCCCTACGCGGCCTTCGACATCCCCTTCTACATGACGCTTGGCAACCACGACAACGGGCTGCAGCGCGAGGCCTGGGCGCTTGGCGACTTCCAAGTCGCCTACGCGCAGCGGACCGACCGACCCAGCGAGAAGTGGCAAATGCCGGCGCGACACTACAAGCACGAGCACGGCGCGCTTGCGTTCTTCGCGCTCGACACCTACCTCATCTTCGGACAGAGAGCCGCCTTGGGCAAGGACCCCGAGGGCGCCGCGCAGGCTGCGTGGCTTGCGCGTGAGCTTCCCGCACGCGGAGCCACGTGGACGTTCGCCCACGCGCATTATCCGTACATCAGCAACGGCCAGCACGGCAACGCCGCCCCGGAGCTTCGCGCGTGGTTCGAGGCGACCATCTGCGACAAGGTGGACGTCTTCTTCGCCGGCCACGAGCACGATCTGCAGTGGCTCGCCCCCGTCCCCTCCTGCGGCGCGACGCACTTTGTCATCAGCGGCGGAGGCGCCAAGACGCGCCCGCTTGCCGATCCCTCCCGCAACGAGGCGTACTTCCAGAAGGGCGACACGCTCGGGTTCGTCTGGGCAAGCGTGGAGGGCGAGACGCTTGCGCTGCGATTCTACGACGGGGACGCGAACCTCCTGCACGAGGGGACGATCGAGCGCGCGGCGTAG
- a CDS encoding thiamine-phosphate synthase family protein, with product MGLAAFLATTEALAPLVRALASRELAREGWSQDRIAQALGVTQSMVSRYLAAKPPPADALAARLAEELCRELQDPPSARPDAWAALVLETARSGADDALHDLLEAERALAAAAPLALVPQIGINLARAAQDATDPSRVAAFPGRIVEAAGRLVAPAPPAFGASDHLARCLLRARARDPAVQAMGSVRGGDDARRAAAREGLAPVDVSRRREARGDPDADFAAAVRAARPPILAVHDPGAFGIEPCLYVAGPSARDVARRIVAIERNLVRP from the coding sequence ATGGGCCTTGCCGCCTTCCTCGCCACGACCGAGGCGCTGGCGCCCCTCGTCCGGGCGCTTGCCTCGCGGGAGCTTGCCCGCGAGGGATGGAGCCAGGATCGCATCGCGCAGGCGCTTGGCGTCACGCAGAGCATGGTGAGCCGCTACCTCGCCGCGAAGCCGCCGCCCGCCGATGCGCTCGCCGCGCGCCTGGCCGAGGAGCTCTGCCGCGAGCTTCAGGACCCACCGTCGGCCCGGCCGGACGCGTGGGCCGCCCTCGTCCTCGAAACGGCGCGGTCGGGCGCCGACGACGCGCTCCACGACCTTCTGGAAGCCGAGCGCGCGCTTGCGGCCGCCGCGCCGCTTGCGCTTGTCCCCCAGATCGGCATCAACCTCGCGCGCGCGGCGCAGGACGCGACCGATCCCTCGCGGGTGGCCGCGTTCCCCGGCCGCATCGTGGAGGCCGCAGGCCGTCTCGTCGCGCCCGCGCCGCCGGCCTTTGGCGCAAGCGACCACCTCGCGCGCTGCCTGCTGCGCGCCCGCGCGCGCGATCCCGCAGTGCAGGCGATGGGAAGCGTGCGCGGGGGCGACGACGCGCGCCGCGCCGCCGCGCGGGAGGGGCTCGCTCCCGTGGACGTCTCGCGGAGGCGCGAGGCGCGAGGCGACCCGGACGCGGACTTTGCCGCGGCCGTCCGCGCCGCGCGGCCGCCCATCCTCGCGGTGCACGATCCGGGCGCCTTCGGGATCGAGCCGTGCCTTTACGTCGCCGGCCCGTCGGCGCGCGACGTGGCGCGCCGGATCGTCGCGATCGAACGGAACCTCGTGAGACCATGA
- a CDS encoding ABC transporter permease subunit — MTLAPVARRTALLLLAAPVAFLATFFFGPLAVVLAAAPPGSAAWEWMGSDYVRGRVGGAVLQAALSVALTLLVAAPLAWFLHRRRVPWTRAQLAVHAAPFVLPVFVVVYGVQHALGPRGLSATLLGVDALAAVGPLGAVVIAHAYYNYGFAARVLHGTLERRPVALEEAARTLGAPPTSAFLRVTLPALWPAFAAVAVLVFLLTFASFGVVLFLGQGQVSTLETMLYQNLGGAFPREDRAAALGLLQLVVNVGLFAAYFGLRRRDLSVPLGAAARRAPARRRDLALAAAFLAVALVPPLAVFAGAFRVGNEWSLEAWRAVWDASHPRHLAGFDLPAVVARSLAYAAATVALALSFTLLLAYGSRAFPRRARQVLEGAAALPLGVSSLLVGLGLLLSFGAGSAFDLRESAALVVIAHALLAFPFAARLVLPALDLRDRRLDEAAATLGARPLDVVRRVHLPQLRGPLLLAAGLAAAVSLGDFGASLLLARDDTATLAVWIARMDAPFDPLRKAQATALAAILMLLAAMAYLVVERARPRGVAEA; from the coding sequence GTGACGCTTGCTCCCGTCGCCCGGCGGACGGCGCTCCTTCTTCTGGCCGCGCCGGTCGCCTTCCTCGCGACGTTCTTCTTTGGCCCGCTTGCCGTCGTCCTGGCCGCAGCGCCCCCGGGAAGCGCCGCGTGGGAGTGGATGGGGTCGGACTACGTCCGAGGGCGCGTCGGGGGCGCGGTCTTGCAGGCCGCGCTGTCGGTCGCGCTCACGCTCTTGGTCGCGGCCCCGCTCGCGTGGTTCCTCCACCGCCGCCGCGTGCCGTGGACGCGCGCGCAGCTTGCCGTGCACGCCGCGCCGTTCGTGCTTCCCGTCTTCGTCGTCGTGTACGGCGTGCAGCACGCGCTGGGTCCCCGCGGGCTTTCGGCAACCCTTCTTGGCGTCGACGCCTTGGCCGCCGTGGGTCCGCTGGGCGCCGTCGTGATCGCGCACGCGTACTACAACTACGGATTTGCCGCGCGCGTGCTCCACGGCACCCTCGAGCGGCGGCCGGTTGCGCTGGAGGAGGCCGCGCGCACGCTGGGGGCGCCGCCCACCTCGGCGTTCCTTCGCGTCACGCTGCCGGCGCTGTGGCCCGCGTTTGCGGCCGTCGCCGTCCTCGTGTTCCTGCTCACCTTCGCGAGCTTTGGCGTCGTGTTGTTCCTGGGCCAGGGACAAGTCTCCACGCTCGAGACCATGCTCTACCAGAACCTCGGCGGCGCGTTCCCGCGCGAGGATCGGGCCGCTGCGCTGGGCCTCCTGCAGCTTGTCGTGAACGTGGGCCTCTTCGCGGCGTACTTCGGCCTTCGCCGCCGCGACCTCTCCGTTCCCCTTGGCGCCGCCGCGCGCCGGGCGCCCGCGCGCCGGCGCGACCTTGCCCTTGCGGCGGCGTTCCTTGCGGTGGCCCTCGTTCCCCCGCTTGCCGTCTTCGCAGGCGCCTTCCGCGTGGGAAACGAGTGGAGCCTCGAAGCCTGGCGCGCGGTGTGGGACGCAAGCCACCCGCGCCACCTCGCCGGCTTCGACCTTCCCGCCGTCGTCGCCCGCAGCCTCGCCTACGCAGCGGCCACCGTCGCGCTTGCGCTCTCGTTCACGCTCTTGCTTGCCTACGGGTCGCGCGCGTTCCCGCGCCGCGCGCGCCAGGTCCTCGAGGGCGCGGCGGCCCTCCCGCTTGGCGTCTCGAGCCTCCTTGTCGGCCTCGGGCTCCTGCTGTCCTTTGGCGCGGGAAGCGCCTTCGACCTTCGCGAGAGCGCCGCGCTTGTCGTGATCGCCCACGCGCTGCTCGCGTTCCCGTTTGCCGCGCGCCTCGTGCTGCCCGCGCTCGACCTCCGCGACCGGCGCCTCGACGAGGCGGCCGCGACGCTTGGCGCGCGACCGTTGGACGTCGTCCGTCGGGTGCACCTGCCACAGCTGCGCGGGCCGCTTCTGCTGGCCGCCGGGCTTGCCGCGGCGGTCAGCCTGGGCGACTTTGGCGCAAGCCTTCTGCTCGCCCGCGACGACACGGCCACCCTTGCGGTCTGGATCGCCCGCATGGACGCGCCCTTCGACCCGCTTCGCAAGGCCCAGGCCACCGCGCTTGCCGCCATCCTCATGCTGCTTGCCGCCATGGCCTACCTCGTGGTCGAGCGCGCGCGCCCCCGGGGAGTGGCCGAGGCTTGA
- the dnaK gene encoding molecular chaperone DnaK: MTREKILGIDLGTSNSQAAVMMGGKPTIVPSAEGATVAGKMFPSVVAFTRDGQLLVGEPARRQTVSNPEGTVLAAKRKMGTSHAFRLHGKEYTPQQISAFLLQKIKRDAEAFLGEPVTKAVITVPAYFNDNQRTATKDAGRIAGLEVVRLVNEPTAAAMAYGLDKEGDHKILVFDLGGGTLDVTIMEMGEGTFNVLSTSGDTQLGGTDMDAALVDWIVSEFRREQGVDLRKDAMAMQRVREAAEKAKIELSTVLETDINLPYVTADASGPKHLQLRLTRAKLEQIVAPIVARCIHPVEQALADAKLTRGDIDRIVLVGGPTRMPVVHKFLEERVGTKVARGVDPMECVALGAAIQGGILAGDVKDLVLLDVTPLTLGIETLGKVLTPLIERNTTIPTKKSQIFSTASDLQTAVTVHVLQGERPMAKDNVSLGQFNLVGIPPAPRGVPQIEVTFDIDASGILHVSAKDLGTGKEQKMTVTASTKLADADVQRMVREAKEHEEEDKRRRQEIELRNEADALVYAAEKAIAEHASKVPKEVLTAVESAAQDVKSALASQDVAKVRAAKDRLEKALAGVGQAVYGSAASAAAQATGGPDARADGSGEGHRVHVRDANEKPENVVDTDAKREP, from the coding sequence ATGACGCGTGAGAAGATCCTCGGCATCGACCTTGGAACGTCCAACAGCCAAGCCGCCGTCATGATGGGCGGCAAGCCCACCATCGTCCCGTCGGCCGAAGGCGCCACGGTGGCCGGCAAGATGTTCCCCTCCGTCGTGGCCTTCACCCGGGACGGGCAGCTGCTCGTCGGCGAGCCGGCCCGCCGCCAGACCGTCTCGAACCCCGAGGGCACGGTGCTTGCCGCCAAGCGCAAGATGGGAACGAGCCACGCCTTCCGCCTGCACGGCAAGGAGTACACGCCCCAGCAGATCTCAGCCTTTCTCCTGCAAAAGATCAAGCGCGACGCCGAGGCGTTCCTCGGCGAGCCCGTGACAAAGGCCGTCATCACGGTTCCCGCATACTTCAACGACAACCAGCGCACGGCGACCAAGGACGCCGGACGCATCGCGGGCCTCGAGGTCGTGCGCCTCGTGAACGAACCCACGGCCGCCGCAATGGCCTACGGCCTCGACAAGGAGGGCGACCACAAGATTCTCGTGTTCGACCTTGGCGGCGGCACGCTCGACGTGACGATCATGGAAATGGGCGAGGGCACGTTCAACGTGCTGTCCACCTCCGGCGACACGCAGCTTGGCGGCACGGACATGGACGCTGCCCTTGTCGACTGGATCGTCTCCGAGTTCCGCCGCGAGCAGGGGGTGGACCTTCGCAAGGACGCCATGGCCATGCAGCGGGTGCGCGAGGCCGCCGAGAAGGCCAAGATCGAGCTCTCCACGGTGCTCGAGACCGACATCAACCTCCCCTACGTGACGGCGGACGCCTCCGGGCCCAAGCACCTGCAGCTCCGCCTCACGCGCGCGAAGCTCGAGCAGATCGTGGCGCCCATCGTCGCGCGCTGCATCCACCCCGTCGAGCAGGCGCTCGCCGACGCCAAGCTAACGAGGGGCGACATCGACCGCATCGTGCTCGTGGGCGGCCCCACGCGCATGCCCGTCGTGCACAAGTTCCTCGAAGAGCGCGTCGGCACGAAGGTCGCGCGCGGGGTGGACCCGATGGAATGCGTGGCGCTGGGCGCTGCGATCCAAGGCGGCATCCTGGCCGGAGACGTAAAGGATCTCGTGCTGCTCGACGTGACGCCGCTTACACTGGGCATCGAAACCCTCGGCAAGGTCCTCACACCCCTCATCGAGAGGAACACCACCATCCCCACGAAGAAGAGCCAGATCTTCTCCACCGCCTCCGACCTCCAGACGGCCGTGACCGTGCACGTGCTCCAGGGCGAGCGGCCCATGGCCAAGGACAACGTGAGCCTGGGCCAGTTCAACCTCGTCGGCATCCCGCCGGCGCCGCGCGGCGTCCCGCAGATCGAGGTCACCTTCGACATCGACGCCTCGGGTATCCTCCACGTCTCCGCAAAGGACCTCGGCACGGGCAAGGAGCAGAAGATGACCGTGACGGCCTCGACCAAGCTCGCTGACGCCGACGTCCAGCGCATGGTGCGCGAGGCAAAGGAGCACGAGGAGGAGGACAAGCGCCGGCGGCAGGAGATCGAGCTTCGCAACGAGGCGGACGCGCTCGTCTACGCCGCCGAGAAGGCGATCGCCGAGCACGCAAGCAAGGTACCCAAGGAGGTGCTCACCGCCGTCGAATCGGCAGCCCAAGACGTGAAGTCCGCCCTTGCAAGCCAAGACGTCGCCAAGGTTCGCGCTGCCAAGGATCGGCTCGAGAAGGCGCTTGCCGGCGTGGGGCAGGCGGTGTACGGCAGCGCCGCAAGCGCGGCCGCGCAGGCCACCGGCGGGCCGGACGCCCGAGCGGACGGCTCCGGTGAGGGCCACCGCGTTCACGTGCGAGATGCGAACGAGAAGCCGGAAAACGTCGTTGACACGGACGCCAAGCGGGAGCCGTAG
- a CDS encoding ABC transporter ATP-binding protein yields the protein MTLRIENLEFTYPGWPPTLRGASLAVPAGESGFLLGPSGSGKSTLLRCVAGLERDYRGTIRWNDDPLDPLAPHARRVGMLFQEPALFPHLSVRENVAFGMRYQGIPRDRERAEAQSWLALVELAGKADARPDELSGGERQRVALARTLAARPRAVLLDEPMSALDRDLRDELAPRVKALLAERKVAALWVTHDRDEARRLADRLWTLVDGRCVEGLPEARA from the coding sequence TTGACGCTCCGCATCGAGAACCTCGAGTTCACGTACCCCGGCTGGCCGCCCACGCTGCGCGGCGCAAGCCTCGCCGTCCCGGCGGGCGAGTCGGGCTTCCTCCTTGGCCCCTCCGGAAGCGGCAAAAGCACGCTCCTCCGCTGCGTCGCCGGCCTCGAACGGGACTACCGCGGCACGATCCGCTGGAACGACGACCCCCTCGACCCGCTGGCGCCCCACGCGCGCCGCGTCGGAATGCTCTTCCAGGAGCCCGCGCTCTTCCCCCACCTCTCCGTGCGCGAGAACGTGGCCTTTGGCATGCGGTACCAGGGAATCCCCCGCGACCGCGAGCGCGCGGAAGCCCAGTCGTGGCTGGCCCTCGTCGAGCTTGCGGGCAAGGCCGACGCGCGGCCCGACGAGCTCTCCGGCGGCGAGCGGCAACGCGTCGCGCTTGCGCGCACGCTTGCCGCCCGGCCGCGCGCCGTGCTCCTCGACGAGCCCATGAGCGCGCTCGACCGCGACCTGCGCGACGAGCTTGCTCCGCGCGTGAAAGCGCTCCTTGCCGAACGCAAGGTCGCCGCGCTGTGGGTCACGCACGACCGCGACGAGGCCCGCCGCCTCGCCGACCGCCTCTGGACGCTCGTGGACGGCCGCTGCGTCGAAGGGCTTCCGGAGGCGCGCGCATGA
- a CDS encoding thiamine ABC transporter substrate-binding protein produces MSPRRLLVPAALAIALLLAGCAAPPPRSPDPGPDDVKGYDGTSWPRLSGVTLTILDHGAPWGFEEAKQRFENLTGARVLQVQADDTGAALARAIREKGAPSFDVIYGLDNVLLARAEAEGILHAYKPFLADRVDARYRFFPDSGAWPATPVDHGYIAINWDPRHPDLREAHLESLLDVRDHARLFVTQDPRTSTPGLGFLLATIATFPEGAPYDWKAYWRDLFSGGVVVTAGWTEAYEQRFSGGYGVDAGGLGDKPIVTSYSTSPAYEHFYGRPREDAASALVADNATFQQIQTMAILKGTRNLLAAKAWIEWTLTDEFQDMAAPLRAVYPAVPGVRVNGTFADLDPAPDTFVPARFEYRDLAQRLETWVRQWVDLCEAANCA; encoded by the coding sequence ATGAGCCCCCGCCGACTGCTCGTCCCCGCCGCGCTTGCGATCGCCCTCCTTCTCGCCGGGTGCGCCGCGCCCCCGCCGCGGTCCCCGGACCCCGGCCCGGACGACGTCAAGGGCTACGACGGGACGTCGTGGCCGCGCCTCTCCGGCGTGACGCTCACGATCCTCGACCACGGCGCCCCGTGGGGCTTCGAGGAGGCCAAGCAGCGGTTCGAGAACCTCACCGGCGCGCGCGTGCTGCAGGTGCAGGCCGACGACACGGGAGCCGCGCTTGCGCGGGCCATCCGGGAGAAGGGCGCGCCCAGCTTCGACGTGATCTACGGCCTCGACAACGTCCTTCTCGCTCGCGCGGAGGCCGAGGGCATCCTCCACGCGTACAAGCCGTTCCTTGCCGACCGCGTGGACGCGCGCTACCGGTTCTTCCCGGACTCGGGCGCGTGGCCGGCCACGCCCGTCGACCACGGGTACATCGCGATCAACTGGGACCCCCGCCACCCGGACCTTCGCGAAGCCCACCTCGAGAGCCTGCTCGACGTCCGTGACCACGCGCGCCTGTTCGTCACGCAGGACCCGCGAACGAGCACGCCGGGCCTGGGCTTTCTCCTCGCGACGATCGCCACGTTCCCGGAGGGCGCGCCGTACGACTGGAAGGCGTACTGGCGCGACCTCTTTTCCGGCGGCGTCGTCGTGACGGCGGGCTGGACCGAGGCGTACGAGCAGCGTTTCAGCGGCGGCTACGGCGTGGACGCGGGCGGGCTTGGCGACAAGCCGATCGTCACGAGCTACAGCACGAGCCCCGCGTACGAGCATTTCTATGGGCGGCCGCGGGAGGACGCCGCGTCGGCGCTCGTGGCCGACAACGCGACCTTCCAGCAGATCCAGACCATGGCCATCCTGAAGGGAACGCGAAACCTGCTTGCAGCCAAAGCCTGGATCGAGTGGACGCTCACGGACGAGTTCCAGGACATGGCCGCGCCGCTGCGCGCGGTCTACCCCGCGGTGCCGGGCGTTCGCGTGAACGGCACCTTTGCCGACCTCGACCCCGCCCCCGACACGTTCGTTCCCGCCCGCTTCGAGTACCGGGATCTCGCGCAGCGGCTCGAGACGTGGGTCCGGCAGTGGGTCGACCTCTGCGAGGCGGCGAACTGCGCGTGA